The Streptomyces sp. NBC_01142 genome has a window encoding:
- a CDS encoding response regulator transcription factor codes for MIRVLLADDQLLVRAGFRALLDAQQDIGVTGEAADGEEAVRLVHELRPDVVLMDIRMPLLDGLAATRRITEDERLNGVKVVMLTTFELDEYVFEAIRSGASGFLVKDTEPEELLRAVRAVVEGDALLSPGVTRRLIAEFAARSKAPADADGLGALTEREREVMALVGIGLSNEEIARRLVVSPLTAKTHVSRTMVKLGARDRAQLVVLAYESGLVRPGWLG; via the coding sequence GTGATCCGCGTACTGCTCGCCGACGATCAGCTGCTGGTCAGGGCAGGCTTCAGAGCGCTGCTCGACGCCCAGCAGGACATCGGGGTCACGGGCGAGGCCGCCGACGGCGAGGAAGCGGTGCGTCTGGTGCACGAACTGCGCCCCGACGTCGTGCTGATGGACATCCGTATGCCGCTGCTCGACGGTCTCGCGGCCACCCGCCGGATCACCGAGGACGAGCGGCTGAACGGTGTGAAGGTGGTCATGCTCACCACCTTCGAGCTCGACGAATACGTCTTCGAGGCGATCCGCTCCGGTGCCTCCGGCTTCCTGGTGAAGGACACCGAGCCGGAGGAACTGCTGCGTGCGGTACGGGCGGTGGTGGAAGGGGACGCGCTGCTGTCGCCGGGAGTGACCCGCCGTCTCATCGCCGAGTTCGCGGCCCGCTCCAAGGCGCCCGCGGACGCCGACGGTCTGGGCGCACTCACCGAACGGGAGCGGGAGGTGATGGCCCTGGTCGGCATCGGCCTGTCCAACGAGGAGATCGCCCGCCGACTGGTCGTCAGCCCGCTCACCGCCAAGACACATGTGAGCCGCACGATGGTGAAGCTCGGAGCCCGCGACCGGGCCCAACTGGTGGTACTGGCCTATGAGTCGGGGCTGGTACGGCCGGGCTGGCTCGGCTGA
- a CDS encoding DUF6332 family protein yields MGRRTQADRDAMTVEIGYALLSAVLVAALVFGVIAGPKLMFALPYAAERGLLVAGCAAAAVTFVVRVVTVLWRFSGTSPRPPAQPSQPGRTSPDS; encoded by the coding sequence ATGGGCAGACGTACGCAGGCGGACCGGGACGCCATGACGGTCGAGATCGGGTACGCGCTGCTGAGCGCGGTCCTCGTCGCGGCCCTGGTCTTCGGGGTGATCGCGGGACCGAAGCTGATGTTCGCTCTGCCGTACGCCGCCGAGCGCGGACTGCTCGTCGCGGGCTGTGCGGCAGCGGCCGTCACCTTCGTCGTACGCGTGGTGACCGTGCTGTGGCGCTTCTCCGGTACGTCCCCCCGGCCGCCGGCTCAGCCGAGCCAGCCCGGCCGTACCAGCCCCGACTCATAG
- a CDS encoding MFS transporter, translating into MISPLNVPVPQERWSPRLWGTLLVLCAAMFLDALDVSMVGVALPSIATDLDLSTASLQWIVSGYILGYGGLLLLGGRAADLLGRRRVFLIALAVFALASLLGGLVDSGPLLIASRFIKGLSAAFTAPAGLSIITTTFKEGPQRNRALAIYTTCAATGFSMGLVLSGLLTEVSWRLTMLLPAPVALIALVAGIKLIPRSSRDGAGKGYDVPGAVTGTASMLLLVFTVVQAPEAGWASARTLLSFLAVAALLTVFVAIERRSSHPLIRLGVLRSGSQIRANLGAATFFGSYVGFQFLVTQYMQSLLGWSALQTALAFLPAGALVALSSTKIGSVVDRFGTPRVIATGLTLLVIGYALFLRIDLAPSYAAVILPSMLLIGAACALVFPSLNIQATNGVEDHEQGMVSGLLNTSIQVGGAIFLAVVTAVITAGGEAGSPQEVLDSFRPGLVVVTAVAVAGLLITLTGLRTRRGTTQSVVVVKSLQENADEPERVAVHD; encoded by the coding sequence ATGATCTCTCCGCTCAACGTCCCCGTACCGCAGGAGCGTTGGAGCCCGCGGCTGTGGGGCACCCTGCTCGTGCTCTGCGCCGCGATGTTCCTCGACGCCCTCGACGTCTCGATGGTCGGCGTCGCCCTGCCCTCGATCGCCACCGATCTCGACCTGTCCACCGCGAGCCTGCAGTGGATCGTCAGCGGCTACATCCTCGGATACGGCGGTCTGCTGCTGCTCGGAGGCCGCGCGGCCGACCTGCTCGGCCGCCGCCGGGTCTTCCTGATCGCGCTCGCCGTCTTCGCGCTCGCCTCCCTGCTCGGCGGGCTCGTCGACTCCGGACCGCTGCTGATCGCCAGCCGCTTCATCAAGGGGCTGAGTGCCGCGTTCACCGCGCCGGCGGGGCTCTCCATCATCACCACCACCTTCAAGGAAGGCCCCCAGCGCAACCGCGCGCTGGCCATCTACACCACCTGCGCCGCCACCGGCTTCTCCATGGGCCTGGTCCTGTCCGGACTGCTCACCGAGGTGAGCTGGCGCCTGACGATGCTGCTGCCCGCGCCTGTCGCCCTGATCGCGCTCGTGGCCGGAATCAAGCTGATCCCGCGGAGCAGCCGCGACGGCGCCGGAAAGGGATACGACGTGCCGGGCGCCGTCACCGGCACGGCCTCGATGCTGCTGCTCGTCTTCACCGTCGTGCAGGCCCCCGAGGCGGGCTGGGCCTCGGCGCGCACCCTGCTGTCCTTCCTCGCCGTCGCCGCACTGCTGACCGTCTTCGTCGCGATCGAACGGCGCAGCTCGCACCCGCTGATCCGGCTGGGGGTGCTGCGCTCGGGCAGCCAGATCCGGGCCAACCTCGGTGCCGCCACCTTCTTCGGCTCGTACGTCGGTTTCCAGTTCCTCGTCACGCAGTACATGCAGTCCCTGCTCGGCTGGTCGGCGTTGCAGACGGCGCTGGCCTTCCTTCCGGCGGGTGCGCTGGTGGCGCTCTCCTCGACGAAGATCGGCTCGGTCGTGGACCGGTTCGGCACACCCCGCGTGATAGCCACCGGCCTCACCCTGCTGGTCATCGGGTACGCGCTCTTCCTCCGGATCGACCTCGCACCGAGCTATGCCGCGGTGATCCTGCCCTCGATGCTGCTCATCGGCGCCGCCTGCGCACTGGTCTTCCCCTCGCTCAACATCCAGGCCACCAATGGCGTGGAGGACCACGAACAGGGCATGGTCTCCGGCCTGCTGAACACCTCGATCCAGGTCGGCGGGGCGATCTTCCTCGCTGTCGTCACCGCGGTGATCACGGCAGGCGGTGAGGCGGGCTCTCCGCAGGAGGTGCTGGACAGCTTCCGGCCCGGGCTGGTCGTGGTGACGGCCGTCGCCGTAGCCGGACTGCTCATCACGCTGACCGGTCTGCGTACGCGCCGTGGCACCACGCAGAGCGTCGTGGTCGTCAAGTCCCTCCAGGAGAACGCGGACGAGCCCGAGCGCGTGGCGGTGCACGACTGA
- a CDS encoding MarR family winged helix-turn-helix transcriptional regulator: protein MAAKKSERALAEEWRDVLALHARTICELDRALHQHGLGASDFEVLDVLAEESSDGGGCAYRVQELAARVHLSQSALSRLVARLEKDGLVTRAMCSEDRRGVRVVLTDAGRARHADVLPLQRAVLSRMLPDPSSPPSV, encoded by the coding sequence ATGGCAGCGAAGAAGTCCGAGCGAGCGCTCGCGGAGGAGTGGCGCGATGTCCTCGCGCTGCATGCCCGTACGATCTGCGAGCTCGACCGCGCGCTGCATCAGCACGGGCTGGGCGCCAGTGACTTCGAGGTCCTGGACGTGCTCGCCGAGGAGTCGTCGGACGGCGGCGGCTGTGCGTACCGCGTCCAGGAGCTTGCGGCCCGGGTCCATCTCAGTCAGAGCGCCCTGTCACGCCTGGTCGCGCGGCTGGAAAAGGACGGTCTGGTGACGCGCGCGATGTGCAGTGAGGACCGGCGGGGTGTACGGGTCGTGCTCACCGATGCCGGACGGGCCCGCCATGCCGACGTGCTGCCGCTGCAGCGCGCGGTGCTCTCCCGGATGCTGCCGGACCCGTCCTCCCCGCCGTCCGTGTAA
- a CDS encoding maleylpyruvate isomerase family mycothiol-dependent enzyme, with product METAGLIKALVREGQLLATAASEAGPEAAVPTCPGWNVRDLLRHTGTVHRWATAFVNEGHTSFHPGAGEPDLDGDELLEWFREGHGLLVAALSEAPADVECWTFLPAPSPLAFWARRQAHETSIHRADAESALAGKPGTVAAAFAADGIDELLCAFHARPKSRVRTKEVRILRVRAIDTDDVWTVRLSTEPAQTERTEEGPADCELSGTAEQLYLALWNRLPLTAASVTGDAELAQLWREQSAITWS from the coding sequence ATGGAGACCGCTGGGCTGATCAAGGCCCTCGTGCGCGAGGGCCAGTTGCTGGCCACGGCCGCCTCCGAGGCGGGCCCGGAAGCGGCCGTACCGACCTGCCCCGGCTGGAACGTACGTGACCTGCTGCGCCACACGGGCACGGTCCACCGCTGGGCGACGGCCTTCGTGAACGAGGGTCACACCTCCTTCCATCCCGGCGCGGGCGAGCCCGATCTCGACGGGGACGAGCTGCTGGAGTGGTTCAGGGAGGGGCACGGTCTCCTGGTGGCCGCGCTGAGCGAGGCACCGGCGGATGTGGAGTGCTGGACCTTCCTGCCTGCGCCCTCACCGCTCGCGTTCTGGGCACGGCGGCAGGCGCACGAGACCTCCATCCACCGGGCGGACGCCGAGTCGGCGCTCGCCGGGAAACCGGGAACGGTCGCCGCGGCCTTCGCCGCGGACGGCATCGACGAGCTGCTGTGCGCCTTCCACGCCCGCCCCAAGAGCCGGGTGCGGACGAAGGAGGTGCGCATCCTTCGCGTACGGGCCATCGACACGGACGACGTATGGACCGTACGACTCTCGACGGAGCCCGCACAGACGGAGCGCACCGAAGAGGGGCCTGCGGACTGCGAGTTGAGCGGAACGGCCGAGCAGCTCTATCTGGCGCTCTGGAACCGGCTGCCGCTCACGGCCGCGTCCGTCACCGGCGACGCGGAGCTTGCGCAGCTGTGGCGCGAGCAGTCCGCCATCACCTGGTCGTAG